The nucleotide window GCGTCGGCGTCGTTGTCGGTGCCATCGTTGTCGAAATCGGTGTCCTGCGAATCGGGGATTCCATCGCCGTCGTCGTCCAGGTCGGCGAAATCATCGCCAAGCCCGTCACCATCGGTATCCCGAGACTCCGACGGATCGGCTGGGAATGCATCATCTCCATCGGCAACGCCGTCGCCGTCGTCGTCGACATCATCGCGGTCGACGACACCATCGTTGTCGATGTCGCGTGTGGTTTCGTCGCCCTGACCGAAGTCGCGTGCTGCGTGGACCATCCGGGTCGCGTCCAACACGCCATAGCCGGTGTCTTCATCGAATCCCGCCGGCCCCGTGTCACGGGTTGCTGTACCCGCGTGGATGATTTGCTCGATCTGCTGCGGCGTCAGATCCGGACGTAAGCTGAAGGCGAGCGCGATTGCGGCTGTGACCTGCGGAGCGGCCACGGAGGTGCCTTCGCCGTTGACATTAATATAGTGAACAATCTGGCCGTCTCGCTCATACGCCGAAGCAAGGTGAGCGCCGGAGCGCAACTGGCCGTCGTAGCGGCCTGGCGCAACGAGGTCGAGGTCTGGTGAGGTGTTCGAGAATCGTGCGCGTGTCAGGTCGCTTTTGACTGCACCGACCAAAATGACGCCCGGCACCTTGTCCTGCGCGAGATTGCGGCGCAGCGACGAGTTCCCGACCGAGAACACCAGGTTGGCACCCTCGGCGATGATTTCCTCGTATGCTTCGGCGGCGTACTCAAAGCTTGTCTTGTCCTCGTAGGACACGTTGATGACGGACACGGGTTGCGACGCAGTAATCCCCGCGTCTGTCGGCAAGCCGAGTGCAAATCGCATGGCTTCAATCATTACGTTTGTAGCCGTTCCGCCATCGCTATCCTCGGCCCCGATCTGGATCGGAGTGATCGGGCTGCCGTAGGCCAGTCCCATGATCTCGCTGTGTGCGGCCAAGGCCGTCGCGACCATCGACGCTGTTCCAGAGCCATGGTTTTGTAGGACACCCGAGCGCTCGTAAAGCGCGAGTGCGCTCACGTCGCGGTTGTCCTCGGTGTTGGGCTTCGCGTCGAATCTATCAGCCAAGTTGAACACGCCTTCGAAGGCTGGATGTTCCAGCCAGAACGTCGTGTCGAGCACCGCCACCCGCGCGCCGCCGGTCGTGTAGTGCCAAGCGCCGGTGGGCCGGACTGTCTGCAACATCCACTGGTTCTCATAGGCTGCCGGCATCACGATCGAATTGAACTCAACGTATCGATACTGGCCGGACGCGCGCATGCGCTGAGCCTCGAGGATCGTTGCGTCGCGACCCAGGCCCGCCAGCTCGATCAGTCGCCCGCGCGAGCCGGGCCGGTCGCGGCGAACCAAGAGCTGGCCGGGAATGATTCGCTCGACATTGAGCGCGGTCGTTGGCCGAGTTTCTGAGACAGGCAAGCGCTGGTATTGCAGATCCACCTTGAGGGGGTTGGCCAGTTGAATCTGGATGTCCCGAGAGTGGACCGGCAGTGTCATGACTTCGCTGTTCGCGGTGTATCGAATCAACCGACCCGATTCGTCACGGACAAGCACGTCGGGAGCGGACGGCTGGCCAGTGAGTGAGAGCGCTTGGCCGGCCGGCACATCGTAGGCCGGCAGGGTCGCCTTGTGGTGATCACTTGGCAGTGTGCCCTGATCGGGGACGGGTCCGGCGAAGACGGATGTGAACAGAATTGAGCCCAGCAGGGCGACGGACAGGCGCATGATTTCAATTTCCGCAGTGTTCGAGGTGTTGGCAGGCGCGAGCCTAACTAAGCTTCGTCGCTTGGCTAGGCCTTCGCTCCGTCGCTGAGTCGCGCCGCGCCACGTAGTCGGATCGCTGCGATCAGGCCGAGCACCAGGCTCAGGAGTGGGAGGCTGCCGGAGCCGCCACCACTCGGAGCGGCCTCACCTGAAGTGACCGACCACTGCAGGACCACGCCACTAATCGAGACATCGACGAGTTTCTGTGTGTCCGCAGTACGGGCGGCATTCGTAAAGAGCCGAATGACGTCGCCCTCATCCAGATTCGCCACGCCGCTTGAAAAACGGGTGCCATTGACCACGACACCCCCGTCCGTGACGGTAATCGTGGCCGTGGCGTTGATGCCGGTAATCGTTTGGGTGTTGGAGAAGACCTCCTGTCCACCCGTAACCCCCGTGACGGCATCGAAGCTGATCGGGTCAATCTCGGTATCAATCGCCGTTGTCGTCGAGGTGAAGGGAAACTCGTCTGCATTGGCAAGCCCCGCACCACCTTGATAGTTGGCATGTTGGACGAAACGAAAGCCCCTTGTCTGTTTTCCGGTAGCCCGGATGGGGGTGCCGCCGATACGAAGGAAGGTGGTCTTGTCCGTTGTCGGCGATGGAGACGCAACATGTCGAACCCGGATGCTATCCCCGTTGGAGACGAGCTGGGGCTCGGACACGAACTCACCGCCGTTCACTGAAACCTCCCCGGAATCCATTTGGGCGAAGGCAGCCACACCAT belongs to Abyssibacter profundi and includes:
- a CDS encoding S8 family peptidase, with the protein product MRLSVALLGSILFTSVFAGPVPDQGTLPSDHHKATLPAYDVPAGQALSLTGQPSAPDVLVRDESGRLIRYTANSEVMTLPVHSRDIQIQLANPLKVDLQYQRLPVSETRPTTALNVERIIPGQLLVRRDRPGSRGRLIELAGLGRDATILEAQRMRASGQYRYVEFNSIVMPAAYENQWMLQTVRPTGAWHYTTGGARVAVLDTTFWLEHPAFEGVFNLADRFDAKPNTEDNRDVSALALYERSGVLQNHGSGTASMVATALAAHSEIMGLAYGSPITPIQIGAEDSDGGTATNVMIEAMRFALGLPTDAGITASQPVSVINVSYEDKTSFEYAAEAYEEIIAEGANLVFSVGNSSLRRNLAQDKVPGVILVGAVKSDLTRARFSNTSPDLDLVAPGRYDGQLRSGAHLASAYERDGQIVHYINVNGEGTSVAAPQVTAAIALAFSLRPDLTPQQIEQIIHAGTATRDTGPAGFDEDTGYGVLDATRMVHAARDFGQGDETTRDIDNDGVVDRDDVDDDGDGVADGDDAFPADPSESRDTDGDGLGDDFADLDDDGDGIPDSQDTDFDNDGTDNDADAFPNDPSEQSDLDGDGVGDNADPDRDGDGMPNEADAFPDDPAEDSDLDGDGVGDNADPDRDGDGTPNETDAFPDDATEQSDTDSDGIGDRADSDDDGDGVPDDDDAFPLDATEHSDADGDGVGDQADNDDDNDGVADEHDYAPLDPAQSAPPVNESEGGEGAGPISLISLIILLVAGGRRRQIRRR